ACTAGTATATCTTCAAAATTTTTTTCGTCTTCCTTAGCTAAAACAAAGTCTCCCTTATTGTCCATTACTTCTACAATAAATGGTTCCATTTGGTAATCTTTGTTCTTCTTTAAAGTGATTTTGTATTTTTGACCAACTTTAATATTTTCAATACTAAATTTGGCAATTCCTTGTGCTGATGTAAACTCCATCACTTCTTTTGTTTCTAAATTTTCTAATTCAAATTCCAATTGATTTGCAACAGGTTGCAAATTGCACACTTGACACAATACTTTGACAGAAAATTCCTTTGTTTTGACATCTGATTCAGGTAATGTGGCTTCATTATTTACATTACCATCAACTTTTTCATCTGCTGCTTTTGCTACTGGAGCATATCCAAAAACAAGCGCAAAAGCTAACAGAAAAGCTACAACTCTTTTCAAAGCTTCCTCCTAATGATTTTATTTTTGGTAGTTAATTTTATACCGATGTCATTATAACTTAATAACACATTTAAAACAATTAATTTAATAATAATTTATCATTTTATTTAAAAACAAAATTATATACTTTATCACAGCATATTTATTTGCAAATAACGTAAAAAACTCCTAATTAATTGCTAAACTAATTAGGAGTTTGTATTGAAAATATTTATAACTTCATCGACAAGGAAACCAATCCTCTGTCTTTATCTATTCCAATTATTTTTACTTTTACGGTGTCACTTACTTCGCACACTTCTCTTGGATTTTTGATGTAGGAATCGCTCATTTTGGATATGTGGCAAAGTCCGTCTTCTTTTATTCCGATGTCTATGAACGCTCCGAAGTCCACGACATTTCTAACCGTTCCTGTGACTATCATTCCTTCTTCCAAATCATCGATTGACAATACGTCTTGTCTTAGAACTGGTTTTGGCATTTCATCACGTGGATCTCTCCCCGGTTTTTTGAGTTCTTCGATTATATCACGCAAAGTAGGTTCTCCTACTTCTAGTTCTTCGGATAGTTTTTTCACATCGATATCGTTCAAATCGTATTTCATAATTTGTTTTGCGATTTCATAGCTTTCTGGGTGAACTTCTGTGTTATCCAATATTTCTTCGCTTTCAGGAATTCTCAAAAATCCTGCGCATTGTACGAATGCTTTTGGTCCAATTCCTTTTACTTTTAAAATTTCTTGGCGATTAGTGAATGGTCCGTTTTCTATTTTGTAATCTACGATGTTTTTCGCAGTTGTTTTCGTAATTCCAGAAACGTAATTCAAAAGCGCAGAGCTTGCTGTGTTGATGTTGACACCAACTGTATTCACACAATCTTCTACAACTTCTTCAAGTGATGATTTTAATTTCTTTTGGTTGACGTCGTGTTGATATTGACCAACTCCGATTGATTGTGGAGAGATTTTGACCAATTCTGCAAGTGGGTCTTGAATACGACGTGCAATCGAAATAGCACCTCTTATTGTTACATCTAAATCAGGGAATTCTTCGATTGCAAGCTTTGATGCAGAGTAAATACTTGCTCCCGCTTCGTTTACGATTGCGTAGAAGATTTCATCGTCGATTTGCGCTAACAAATCAGATACGTATTTTTCTGTTTCACGAGAAGCTGTTCCGTTACCTATTGCGATTAGTTTGACGTTGTATTTGTCGATAAAATCCTTCAAAGTTTCGTCTGCTCTTTGGATTTGTTTTCTTGCATCAGTGACATAAATTACTGCACTGTCCAAGAAATCTCCGTATTCAGAAATTACAGCAACTTTGCAACCAGTTCTAAATCCCGGGTCAAGTCCAATTATCGCTGTTTCCTTGATAGGTGGTTGCATCAAATAAGGCTTCAAATTGCTTTTGAATACGCCGATTGATTCGTCGTCTGCCATTTCTTTCATGCTTTGGCGCACTTCTGTCTCAATTGATGGAACGATTAATCTTTTGTAGCTGTCTTTGACAGCTTTTTCAATCAAATCATAACTTTCAAAATCATTTGCTCTTGCGATTTTTCTCATTATTTTGAAAATATTGTAATCGTCATTCAACAAGAATGAAACTTTCAAGAATCCTTCTTTTTCTCCTCTAAATACCGCAAGAACTCTGTGTGCTTTGACATCTTTTACTTTTTCTGAATAATCGTAGTACATCTTGTATGTGCCAGAATCGTCTTCGTTTTTTTCTTCAGTTTTCATAACCCCATCTGTTATGAACGAATTACGAACTATATCTCTGAATACTTTTTGTTCAGATACGAATTCTGCTATGATGTCCAAACTTTTACTAATAGCATCATCAACTGTTTTGATTTCTTCTCCGTTGACAAATTCTGAGGCTTTTTTCTCAATCTCAGATAAAGAGTGAGTTTTCTCCATTATCATATCTGCTACTGGTTGAAGTCCCAATTCTACAGCGATTGATCCACGAGTTCTTTTCTTAGGCTTAAATGGAAGATAAATATCTTCTAATTCTGTCAAAATAGTTGCTTCGTCGATTTGTTTTTTCAAATCTTCAGTGAGTTTTCCTTGCTCATCGATAAGACGTGTGATGTCGTCTTTTCTTTCTTGCAGGTTTCTCAAATATGTAAGCCTATCGTTTAATTGTCTCAACGTTTCGTCAGTCAAATTCCCAGTGATTTCTTTTCTGTATCTGGCGATAAATGGAATTGTATTTCCCTCATCTAATAATTCAACTGTCTTAACAACGTTATCATATTTTATGTCTAATTCTTCTGATAATTTTTGTAGTATATTCATTCTCTTCCTTCTCTTTTAATAAACTATAATCTATATTTTAACATTATTTTATTTATTTTTCCAGATTAAAGCATTTTGAGGTAAAATTTTAAAAACCACCAAGCGTACACTTGATGGTTTGGTTAATTATTTTTTAAATAACTTAGCGTTTTTTTCTTTTTCTAATTGTTCCAAGAAAATCTCTTTTTGAATCAAGTGAGTTTTTCTGATGGATCCAGCAATGTCTGCTACTAACATAAAAATCGTCGCCGCTGACACGTAATAAAAGTCGATAAATGAATATTCGATAAATCCTCTTGATGGAGGTGTCATTTGTCCGATGAAAAGCATCATAAATATCGCTACGAAAACAATTGTAAAATTGAATTTGAAAATAAATCCATGAAAATATCCAAGAACTACTGCGATAGCCAAGAATATCATCAAGCAATGGTCAATCAAAAATCCATGCGCATGAGACAATGTGTATCTGATGATTATCATGAACAATATGTAAATCAACGAGTAAATAATAAGTTTTGTGTTTTTTGACATTTCAAATCTCCTTTTGTTAAAACATTTTCCGTAATTGTGATTTGCTTGAATTTTTTGTAAAGTTTGTAATAAAATTTACAAAATAAAACATTTCAATATTATTTTAGCACAATTTATAATTTTATTCTACAAATAATTAAAAGGTTATCCTAATTTACAACCTTGAAAAATTGTAAAATTTATATTAAAATTAACTAATAACTAGGAGGCTATTATGAAACCGTATATTGTGGGAGTCGCAGGTGGAAGTGCTTCAGGTAAGACTGAAATCGTGAAGACTTTGAAAAAACATTTTGAAGATAAAATAGAAATTATTGAACACGATAATTATTACTTTGCTCATGACAATTTGACTATGGATGAACGTGCAAGTTTGAATTACGATCATCCCCAAGCTTTTGAAACAGATTTGTTGATTGAGCATGTTAAAAAAATTATAAATAATGAAGAAATCGACATTCCAACTTACGATTTTACAATTCA
This Finegoldia magna ATCC 53516 DNA region includes the following protein-coding sequences:
- a CDS encoding Tex family protein, translating into MNILQKLSEELDIKYDNVVKTVELLDEGNTIPFIARYRKEITGNLTDETLRQLNDRLTYLRNLQERKDDITRLIDEQGKLTEDLKKQIDEATILTELEDIYLPFKPKKRTRGSIAVELGLQPVADMIMEKTHSLSEIEKKASEFVNGEEIKTVDDAISKSLDIIAEFVSEQKVFRDIVRNSFITDGVMKTEEKNEDDSGTYKMYYDYSEKVKDVKAHRVLAVFRGEKEGFLKVSFLLNDDYNIFKIMRKIARANDFESYDLIEKAVKDSYKRLIVPSIETEVRQSMKEMADDESIGVFKSNLKPYLMQPPIKETAIIGLDPGFRTGCKVAVISEYGDFLDSAVIYVTDARKQIQRADETLKDFIDKYNVKLIAIGNGTASRETEKYVSDLLAQIDDEIFYAIVNEAGASIYSASKLAIEEFPDLDVTIRGAISIARRIQDPLAELVKISPQSIGVGQYQHDVNQKKLKSSLEEVVEDCVNTVGVNINTASSALLNYVSGITKTTAKNIVDYKIENGPFTNRQEILKVKGIGPKAFVQCAGFLRIPESEEILDNTEVHPESYEIAKQIMKYDLNDIDVKKLSEELEVGEPTLRDIIEELKKPGRDPRDEMPKPVLRQDVLSIDDLEEGMIVTGTVRNVVDFGAFIDIGIKEDGLCHISKMSDSYIKNPREVCEVSDTVKVKIIGIDKDRGLVSLSMKL